The Capsicum annuum cultivar UCD-10X-F1 chromosome 3, UCD10Xv1.1, whole genome shotgun sequence genomic sequence aacataaaaaaggCGGCTATAAAATTtcaaagaacaaaacaaaatcaaagcaaaaaaattatttgtagtatagtcattttcaccaatatcacattatgCATAGTACCTTCCTCTATCGAAGGTTGGGTTTGATTGAGTTGATTTTAGTTTATATGTAAATGTCTTGGTTTCTTGTAATCACATGTGGATATTTGATCTTCATAATCTAAAGTTAAAGATTTGATGATATGGAGCCACATACAAATGTAGATGTAGGAATTcgactaaatataattcaaatatctacttAAAAAATCTGACTATATAGATTTGAGATATGAACACGAAAATTCGTATGATATTTATGTAAGGAAGAGGATCCGAACGCTTATATATAAAAGGTCGCTATTCagcattcttcatcacaaatttttaagttattattctctcaattatttttgccttcgacaatattgcatttttttctctaggaatatttcttttatcatcttttgtgcaTATAATTGATAAGgtattaattttattgttgtgtccaattttagtttttttttttttggcataagATTTGTAAGCAAACAATGTTATTATAATTAGATAtctttgtaaaaatttataatccaCTCTATTTGAGTAAATtactatttaactttttataataaagttatatataaatatctatataagctttcgcaatagacaaaattgtctaattttaaataatcaaaggttacacgtgcgagacacgtgtggttaaactaatatatatatattgtcgcTTTGATTCgagttcggtttgactttttttggctaacaccaaatcaaaccaagaatggtcgggttttttttctaacgccaaaccaatcaaaccaaaccataagtcggtttgATTTGGTTCGTCGGTTCGATTTGATTCGTCAGTTCGATATGACTTGACGATTTGGTATGTACACCCCTAGGTTGCAGCCACTAGCTAGACCAAATACACGTGCCTTCACAATCAAGACATGCTAAACTAAAATAAGCCCTCAGCAAGACCAAACAACATGCATGATACTAGTATCAACTCATACCATCACGCAACATATAAGACAATTAGTGCCATTAAACAACATTAATAGTCGTAACATATCATGTATCTCAATACATATAgctgaatttatttattttacatagcACAAATACAATCAATTAAGCCTTAACACTTAACAGAATGACTTAGTACAATTGTTCTCTCTAGATATTACAATGATATGCATTCCcagaaaaaagaagatgaagattgTCGTTGCTAGAATTGATCAATACTAGGCATAGATAATAAAAGCGAAAGTACTTTTCTCCAATCCATGGATTTCCTTGAGCTCCTGAATCTCAACCGTGAGTGTTGACGGCTTCCCAAACTAGATTCTTTGGAACAGGCTTAGTTAAATCCCGAGCCTGAAAAGCTGCAGCTCTGAGGGTGCTGATGGTCAAAGCATTAGCCTTGAAGAAGGAGGCACAATTGTAAGTTAAGCCATGCTTTATACAAAGGTCTTTCACAAAGGGAGAAACTTTCCGCAGTTGGGATCTTGGTAATTTAGGAAACAAATGATGCTCAATCTGAAACTGCAATCCACCATGAAACCAATCCATCCAACTAGGGCATGATATGTTAAGAGAACCATTAGTTTGCTTTTCAAACCAATCATTTCCTTTAGGTGGGGCAACGTAAATCTCAGACGAGAAATGGTTCAAACAGAATTGAACATGCTGAATTCCAGTCACTGTGAAACTAGCAATAACAAACAAAATTCTTTCACCCCAATTTGGCAAGCAAGAAACAAGCAACGGATACCAAATCCAGAATGAAATCACCCCCAaaatctcctcaactctatggGGCACAGTTTTGTTGGATAACAACAATATGAATGACTGAGCAAACAAATTGATTCTAGCAAAACACATAACAGGATAAAATGTCCAGTGTTGATTACTAACCAAGAATCTAGTAAAAGAATCGAAAGTCATCTTCCTATCATAAAAATGAGAAGTTAGTGAACTGAAAAACTTGGAAGATACCACAAAGAATGGCATGTGCTGAAGATCAGGATCATATTCAAGACTGTTGCAGGCAATGTGGTGAGCATTGTGAGTCCATTTCCACCAAGCAATGCTGATTCCAGCAAGACAATTCCCAGTAAGGACTTGAGCAAATCTGTTGAGCCCACGGGTTCTCATTACCTGATAATGCCCTGAATCATGACCAATCCACCCACTCTGAATCCAAAGACACCCCAACAATCCACCACTTATCAAATGTGCCAACACACTTTGACAACACAAGATTCCATAAATACTTGTAGCAAACAACATTGCCACTAAGCACATGGTGAATAAACAAACATGGCCTTTCTTTTCGAACAACCCCATTTTAGTGAACTCAGATACAAGCCTTCTATAATCCTTAGACACCTCAGAAGCAGAATAATCCTTGAGGTAAAACCCATTAAAGAACTTGTCAAGATACTTCCAAGCAGTAGCAGGATGGAATGCAACAAAGGCATCAGTGACATCCTGACCAGCAAGGTTCAACAATGGGAAATCACCACCAGGATGTTCCTTCACCCAATCTGATACATCATACACCTTACCCTCAATGGATATCCACAGATCCCCTGGTTGGTTGTGATTCTTGAGTTCCTTACTGCTAATGTACTTCCTTGAAGCTTCCATAACAAAAGATGCAACAAAAAAAGAGATCTGCGAATGACCCTTGAGATTC encodes the following:
- the LOC107864646 gene encoding acyl-lipid (9-3)-desaturase, with the translated sequence MPQCVLWHKNKKGRDIKILIQDYNFFLVVLQILNLKGHSQISFFVASFVMEASRKYISSKELKNHNQPGDLWISIEGKVYDVSDWVKEHPGGDFPLLNLAGQDVTDAFVAFHPATAWKYLDKFFNGFYLKDYSASEVSKDYRRLVSEFTKMGLFEKKGHVCLFTMCLVAMLFATSIYGILCCQSVLAHLISGGLLGCLWIQSGWIGHDSGHYQVMRTRGLNRFAQVLTGNCLAGISIAWWKWTHNAHHIACNSLEYDPDLQHMPFFVVSSKFFSSLTSHFYDRKMTFDSFTRFLVSNQHWTFYPVMCFARINLFAQSFILLLSNKTVPHRVEEILGVISFWIWYPLLVSCLPNWGERILFVIASFTVTGIQHVQFCLNHFSSEIYVAPPKGNDWFEKQTNGSLNISCPSWMDWFHGGLQFQIEHHLFPKLPRSQLRKVSPFVKDLCIKHGLTYNCASFFKANALTISTLRAAAFQARDLTKPVPKNLVWEAVNTHG